The DNA window GGTTTTAATTACCAAGTGTTTACAAATTTTAGAATTATCTAACAACTGTCATCAATTGATTTCAAGTCAACAATTCTACAGAGCTTTGCAAAGTTTAGATACTTTAGATAGCATCTATACacaagattttaaaaaagaatttaatttccaatttttaaaacaaatacatGCATCAATTCCCCTATTcaaagaaattattaaaaatgaaagtaTTAATCTAATcaagaaattttttaattctaacCTAGATAAAAATTTGCATAATGTGGGGAAAAACTTATACGCTATCTACGGGGAAGAACTCTTACCTGACTGGATAGAATTACGTGGGAAATTAAAACTTCCTGTgagtttaaaatttaactCGCCTGTGGAAATATCATTGAGAGACAACGAAAAGGTGAAAGCCATTTCTCCAATTAACTGGTTTAACATCGAATCATTTCATGAtgcaattttaattttcacTACATTAAATGAGATGGAATACTTATCCcaagaatttgaaaaagtttatattttttggaaaaacaaattggTTTATCCGCTGGATCTAAAACATTCAGCCTCTAGCAATAGTGGTAACAAGGGACAGCAATCGACACTGGTGAACAATGCGTTTACCACATTGGATGACATTcagaattatttttggaaaatattggGTCTTTTAGTTTTTGACAGGTTTTTGCAAAAGGAAACtgattatatattaacTGCCAATGCTTTTAGCAGTACAGATGATTTTTGGGCATCTTTCATTAAACTTTACAATCCAATTTTGGttgattttataaaaaagaagttaAAGGACGAGGAATctgttattaaatttaaagattttttagGTCTTGTTTTAAGTATCTgtgattatttaaaactaaacATTAAACAATTGTATGAAACctacatttttttatacaaGATTTTTTGCAAATTACAAATTACTATGTTTGACCAAGAATTTACTTCGCTTttaaatgatgatgattttatGCCATTGACAGTAAAGGACAAACCTTTATATTCcaagattttgaaaatctGCTGGCTGAAAGAAGGCGACGAGGAAACTTTGGCTACTAacattaatataaataatgacGATTTTCTGGTCACTCTACCATTTTCACCATTATACCCAATGACTTGTACTCTATTGAGGAAAATTAATGccaaattggaaaatttcatccaaaatttttatcagtATGAAACTAATAGGATTatcaacatttttatttctgcAATAgacaatattttcaataagcATATTAATCTGAaatttcaacaaaaattaaattccACTTCTAGGGAAGAGTTGGCTCAAATTCTAATCAATTTAGACTATTTTTTGGTTGCTACCGAAAACTTTAGCAAAAATTTATCCAAAACGTTTGATGCGGAGATTCAATTGACCGCAGAACATAAAGTTAAGAAGACTAAAGCGTTAGCAGAAACGAAATTAACGGAATTGATCGACTCAAAAGTGGCTGATTTAATGGAGATTATCGAATTGGATTGGCATGTTACAACTGTTCGTACGGAACCTGATTTGATTATAAGGGATATTGCACAATATTTGGAAATGATGTTTACTTCCACTTTGGTTAATTTGCCGTATGACATTAAGACGTTATTGATTTTCCGTGAATTTGAT is part of the Saccharomycodes ludwigii strain NBRC 1722 chromosome III, whole genome shotgun sequence genome and encodes:
- the SEC15 gene encoding Rab GTPase-binding exocyst subunit SEC15 (similar to Saccharomyces cerevisiae YGL233W | SEC15 | SECretory) — protein: MDEDKTTPIVSKELQAVLFSTEYNSNSDEDNTNANKKISIRDPNSSINILDVDPQSIDKWVPLLRKHIDKNEMKDVILELRKSIKDNFQDMDLHLLQNSAMNEQLMNSIHNLALIQNNLQNAQYEAKLLALQDELTTTTNKVVLQKKNFISNKKNNTKINECLVLITKCLQILELSNNCHQLISSQQFYRALQSLDTLDSIYTQDFKKEFNFQFLKQIHASIPLFKEIIKNESINLIKKFFNSNLDKNLHNVGKNLYAIYGEELLPDWIELRGKLKLPVSLKFNSPVEISLRDNEKVKAISPINWFNIESFHDAILIFTTLNEMEYLSQEFEKVYIFWKNKLVYPLDLKHSASSNSGNKGQQSTLVNNAFTTLDDIQNYFWKILGLLVFDRFLQKETDYILTANAFSSTDDFWASFIKLYNPILVDFIKKKLKDEESVIKFKDFLGLVLSICDYLKLNIKQLYETYIFLYKIFCKLQITMFDQEFTSLLNDDDFMPLTVKDKPLYSKILKICWLKEGDEETLATNININNDDFLVTLPFSPLYPMTCTLLRKINAKLENFIQNFYQYETNRIINIFISAIDNIFNKHINLKFQQKLNSTSREELAQILINLDYFLVATENFSKNLSKTFDAEIQLTAEHKVKKTKALAETKLTELIDSKVADLMEIIELDWHVTTVRTEPDLIIRDIAQYLEMMFTSTLVNLPYDIKTLLIFREFDTLTNRFLSLLINGTPSTITPQSVLNFQTDMKFLENVIPNIFPQQQDELLAPAASSPSPSLSCALSRTTSMMSMTIADSSAMIESNVRSLKSTFDELNQHINLLKSGSLDQYKSSRMKLYPRVKPDVANMLINKLSTYQEMIRQQQKQKEMQRQQQLSNRNNNNGNGSISAATIVSNTGNNNNDASVEDTLSILTSANRQKISNFFNRKF